From the genome of Mycobacteriales bacterium:
TCGTCGGCGTCGAGCCGCCGCAGCTCCTCGGCCAGCAGGTCACCGAGCCCGCGGCGCTCCAGCGGCAGCGTCCGATCGGGCTGGTCGCTGCGGCGCAGCGTCACCGTCTGCCCGTCACCCGCACTCAACCGGACCTCGCAGTCCTCGAGCGCGAGGGACACACCGGTGATGCCGGGGCCGTCGCTGTCGACCAGCGAGGCCTGCACCCCCAGCCGCGACGCCAGCCAGCCCGCCAGCAGCGCCCGCGTGGGGTCCTCCGGCTCCCCGTGCACCTCTGCCCGCTGCGCGGCCGAGGTCACCGAGTCGAAGGCGGCGGCGCACAGCGCCCGCCAGAGTGTCGCGCGGGTCCAGGCCAGATCGGTGTCACCCGGGGCGTAGTCCTGGGCCCGCTGGGCCAGCGAGGCGAGGGGATCCGCCGCCAGCGAGGTGTCCGTCACACGCCGATCGGCCAGCACGCCCAGCGGGTCGTGGGCGATGCGGTGCGGCGGCTGGCCGTACCACCACGTGACGACGGGGGCGTCCGGCGCGAGCAGCGGCAGCACGACGGACTCGGCATGCAGGGCCAGCCGTCCGTACATCCGCAGCACGGCCGCCTCGCCGGGCCCGAGGCGGCCGCCGATGAGGACCTCGGCGTCGAGCCGGGCCTCCAGCGCGTCCGGCCGGCGCCGCACCACGATGATCAGCCGACACGGGTGCGCGGCGGCGGCCCGCGTGGCCGCCTGCTCGGCCTGCTCGACCTTGCTCTCCTCGACGACGACGACGAGGGTCAGCGCCAGCCCACTCGAGACCGAGCCGGCCTGCCGCCGCTCGGCCGCGAGCGCCTTGACCACGGCCGTGCCGGTGGTGTCCCAGAGCGTCGTCATGCGTGCCTCCGGCACGACGCAGTCGTCATGTGTGCCTCCGGCACGACGCAGTCGTCAAGGTCGCCTCCAGACCCGGCCGTCGCGGGCCAACATCTGCTCGGCGGCCCGCGGCCCCCACTCGCCGGCGCGGTAGAGGTGGGGCTCGCCGCCCTGCGCGTTCTGCTCAGCCCAGAACTGCTCGATCGGGTCGATGACCTGCCAGCTCTGTTCGACCTCCTCGTTGCGCGGGAACAGCGACGCGTCGCCGAGCAGCACGTCCAGCAGCAGCCGTTCGTACGCCTCCGGGCTGGCCTCGGTGAAGGCCTCGCCGTACTGGAAGTCCATCGCCACGTCGCGCACCTCCATCGTGGTGCCGGGCACCTTGGAACCGAAGCGCAGCGTCACGCCCTCGTCCGGCTGGACCCGCACGACCAGTTGATTGGCGCCGAGCTTCTCGGTGTCGGTCTTGGCGAACGGCAGGTGCGGTGCCCGGTGGAAGACGACGGCGATCTCGGTGACCCGCCTCGGGAGCCGCTTGCCGGTACGCAGGTAGAACGGCACGCCCGCCCAGCGCCGCGTCTCCACCTCCAGCCGGACCGCGGCATAGGTCTCGGTGCGGCTGTCCCCGGCGACCCCCTCCTCGGCGCGGTAGCCCTTGACCCGCTCGCCCGCCAGCCACCCCTGGTCGTACTGACCGCGGACGGTGTAGGCCGCCAGGTCGGCCGGTGGCTTGAGCGCGCCGAGCACCTTGCGCTTCTCGGTGCGCAGGCTCTCGGCGTCGAAGCCGACCGGCTCCTCCATCGCGGTGAGCGCGAGCAGCTGCAGCAGGTGGTTCTGCAGGACGTCGCGGGCCGCACCGGTCTGCTCGTAGAAGCCGGCGCGGCCGCCGATGCCGCCGTCCTCGGCCATCGTGATCTGGACCGAGTCGACGAAGTGGCTGCCCCAGATCGGCTCGAACAGGGTGTTGGCGAAGCGCAGCGCCAGCAGGTTCTGGACTGTCTCCTTGCCCAGGTAGTGGTCGATGCGGAAGACGTCCTGGGCGGTGAAGACGTCGTCCACCAGGCCGTTGAGGGCCTGGCTCGACGGCAGGTCGTACCCGAACGGCTTCTCCACGACGACCCGCCGCCAGCCGCCTGACTGCCGGTTGTCGGACATGCCGGTGCGCTGCATCTGTTTGAGCACCGTCGGGAACGCCGCCGGCGGGATCGACAGGTAGAACGCCGCGTTGCCCTGCGTCCCGTGAGTGGCGTCCAGCTCCCGCAGCGTGCGGGCGAGCAGGTCGAACGCCGCATCGTCGTCGAAGCTGCCCGGCAGGAACCTGATGGCGTCCTGCAGTCGGTGCCAGGTCGATTCGCGGAATTCGGTACGGGCGCCCTTCTCGGCCGCCGAGCGGGCCAGCTGCTCGAAGTCGCCGTCACCCCAGTCGCGGCGGGCGAAGCCGAGCAGCACGAAGCCCGGCGGCAGCAGTCCGCGGTTGGCCAGGTCGTAGACAGCCGGGATCAGCTTTTTCCTGGCCAGGTCGCCGGTCACCCCGAAGACGACCAGGACGCACGGCCCCGGGACGCGTGGCAGCCGCCGGTCGCCGGGGGAGCGCAGCGGGTTCGGCCCGGTGGAGGTCATCGGCCGCCGGCCGCCGCCAGCAGCGCGCGGAGCCCCTGCGCACGGTCGGTCAGGTGCAGCGCCAGCACCGGCCGGCCGCGGGAGTCCAGGGCCCGCAGGTCGCCGAGCGCCTGGGCGGCCTGCAGGCCGCCGAACGTGAACGGCCGGCCGGGCACCTCGAGGTCGTGGGCCACGGCTCCGGTGATCTGCAGGAAGACCCCGGTCTGCGGCCCGCCCTTGTGGAACTGCCCGGTCGAGTGCAGGAAACGAGGGGCCCAGCCGAAGGTGACCGGATGCGCCAGCCGCCGGGCCAGGACCGCCCGCAACTGCGCTGCCGAGGCGTCGGCCTGCCGGTCCAGGTAGGCCATCGCGGCGAGGTAGCCGCGTTCGGGCACAGCTGCCAGCAGCGCGGCGAGCGCCCCCGAGAGGGTGTCGACGCCGGCCAGCAGGTCGCCCGTCGCGAACACGTTTACGCCGTCCGCACTGAACAGCGGCGGGCGTACGGCCGACGGCGCACCGTCCAGGATCGCGCCGGTGTTGTCCTTGCTCTCCTGGACGTTCGGCTGGTCGAACGGGTTGATGCGCAACGCCCAGCCGGCTACCGCTGTCGCGTACTCCCAGGCAAGGAACTGCGCGCCCAGCGGCCCGGTGACCGTGCTCCCGACAGCAGGTCCCTGCGTCTTTGCCGCTCCGGCGACGACCAGCTGGCTGTCGGCGGACGGCTCGGTCCCCGGCGCGTCCGGCGCCTCGACGACGACGGGCAGCAGCCCTTTGCCCTCCTTGCCGGTCGACTCGGCCACCAACTGCTCCACCCAGTCACCGAAGCCGACCAGCCCGGGCGCCGGCGCGAGCACCAGCTTGTCCCGGCCGGCGACGGCGCCGCCGCCGAGCACGGCGCCGAGCGACAGCGCGGGGGAGTCGGCGGACAGGGCCGGCTGCAGGGCGGCGGCTTCGTCGAGCAGGCCGGCGAGGTCGGCCCCGGCCAGGCCGGCGGGCACCAGGCCGAAGGCCGTCAGGGCGGAGTAGCGGCCACCGACGTCGGGGTCGGCGAGGAACACCGCCCGGGTCCCCTCCTGCTTCGAGGCCTGCTCGAACGGCGAGCCCGGATCGGTCACGACGACGATCCGCTGCGACGGGTCCAGCCCGGCCGCTTCGAAAGCCGCCCGCGCAGCCCGCCGGTGACTGTCGGTCTCGATCGTCCCGCCGGACTTCGAGGACACGACGACGACGGTGCGCTCGAGCTCCACGAAGGCCGACCGGACCTGCCCCGGATCAGTGGTGTCGACCACGACCAGCGGCACGCCGGCCGTGCTGCAGATCACTTCGGGGGCCAGGGAGGACCCGCCCATGCCGCAGAGCACGACCCGGTCGACACCCTCCGCGCGCAGCTCGTCGCGCAGGGCCAGCACCCTCGGCACCAGCGCCCGGCCGGGCTCGACGACCTCCAGCCAGCCGAGCCGCACGCTGGCCTCGGGCGTGGCCTCAGGACCCCACAGGGTGGCGTCCTTGTCGACCAGCGCCTGCGCCAGGCCCGCGTCGTGCGCCTGTGCCAGCACCCGGCCGGCCGCCTCCAGCAGGGACGCGCCGGACGTACGGACCGTGAACCCGGCTGCGGTGACCGGCTCGCCGGCACGCGGCTGGCTCACTCGCTGCCGCTCTGCGTCGAACCCGCGGCGGGTCCGCTGCCGGCGGGAACGGTCCCGCCGTCGGCCGCCACGTCCGCACCCGCCTGCTCCAGCTGCTCGGTGACGCACTCGATCAGCGCGTTCCAGGCGTCCTCGAACTTCGCGACGCCCTCCTCCTCCAGCTGTCGCACGACCTCGTCGTAGTCGATCCCGGCGCTCTTGAGGTCATCGAGCACCTGCTGCGCCTCGGGATAGGCCGTCGTGACGGTGTCGCCGCGCACGACTCCGTGGTCGGCGACCGCCTCGAGCGTCGCCTCCGGCATCGTGTTGACCGTGCCGGGAGCCACCAGCTCGACGACGTACCGCGTGTCGTCGTAGGCCGGGTCCTTCACCCCGGTGGACGCCCACAGCGGGCGCTGCGGCCGGGCGCCGGCCTGCTCGAGCGCCCTCCACCGGTCGCTGCTGAACACCTGCTCGTAGTGCGCGTACGCCAGCCGGGCGTTGGCGATGGCCGCCGTGCCGCGGAGCGCGGCCCCGTCGTCGAGCTGTCCGTCGATCGCGCTGTCCACCCGTGACACGAAGAAGGACGCCACGGACCCGAGCCGCGACAGGTCGTGCCCGGCGGCCTTCGCCTGTTCCAGGCCGTCGAGGAACGCCTGCATCACGGCGTCGTAGCGCTCCAGCGAGAAGATGAGGGTCACGTTGACACTGATGCCCTGCGCCAGGACCTGCGTGATCGCCGGGAGGCCCGGCCGGGTGGCCGGGATCTTGATGTAGAGGTTCGGCCGGTCCACCAGCCACCACAGGGCTTTCGCCTCCGCGACGGTGCGGGCGGTGTCCTGCGCGATCCTCGGGTCCACCTCGATCGACACCCGGCCGTCGACCCCGTCGGTGCGGTCGTAGACCTCGCGCAGCACGTCGCAGGCCCACCGCACGTCGTAGCTGGTCAGCATCCGCACCGCCTCGCCCACGTCGGTGCCGCGCAGCGCGAGGTCACGCACCTGGTCGTCGTACGCCGCGCCGTCCGAGAGCGCCTTCTGGAAGATGGAGGGGTTGGTCGTGACGCCGACGACCTCCTTCTCCCGGACCAGGTCCGCGAGATTCCCCGTGCGCAGCCGGTCGCGGGACAGGTCGTCGAGCCAGACGGCGACGCCCGCCGAGGTCAGGTCGGTCAGAGCAGACATCAGGGCAGCTCCAGAGCTAGTCGGTGTTGGTCGTCCTGCCCAACTTCGACAGCGACGATCGCGCTGCAGCGACGACGCGCTCGGCGGTCATCCCGAACTGCTCGAAGAGCACCGTGTAGGGCGCGCTCGCCCCGAAGTGCTCGAGCGCCACGCACTCACCGGCCTCGCCCACCCACTCGTGCCAGCCCTGCGACACCGCCGCCTCGACCGAGACACGGGCCTTCACGTCGGCGGGGAACACGCCGCGCTGGTAGGCCTCGTCCTGGGCCCGGAACCACTCGACGCACGGCATCGACACGACGCGGGTCGGGACGCCCTCGGCCTCCAGTATCTCCTGTGCGGCGACGCAGATCTGCACCTCCGAGCCGGTGCCGACGAGCAGCACCTCCGGGGCGCCGTTGCTCGCATCCCGCAGGACGTACGCGCCCTTCGCCGTGCCCTCGGCGGACGCGAACACGCTCCGGTCGAAGGTGGGGACGTTCTGCCGGGTCAGGCAGATACCGGCCGGCCGGTCGGTCGTCTCGAGGATCGTCCGCCAGGCCACGGCGGTCTCGTTGCCGTCGGCGGGCCGCACCACGTCCAGCCCCGGTAGCGCGCGCAGCGAGGCAAGCTGCTCGATCGGCTGGTGCGTCGGCCCGTCCTCGCCGAGCCCGATCGAGTCGTGCGTCCAGACGTAGGTGACCGGCAGCTTCATGAGCGCGGCCAGACGGACGGCGCCGCGCATGTAGTCGCTGAAGATCAGGAAGGTGCCGCCGTAGACGCGGGTGCCGCCGTGCAGCGTGATGCCGTTCATCACCGCACCCATGGCGTGCTCACGGACGCCGAAGTGCAGTGTCCGGCCGTACGGGTCGGCACCCTTCAGCGGGTTGCCCTCCGGCAGGAACGACGCCGCCCCCTCGATGGTGGTGTTGTTGCTCTCCGCCAGGTCGGCGGAGCCCCCCCACAGCTCGGGGACGACCTCGCCCAGCGCGGCCAGCACCGCGCCACTGGCCTTGCGGGTGGCGATCCCCTTCTGGTCGGCGTCGAACGACGGCAGTGCTGCGGCCCAGCCGTCGGGCAGCCGGCGGGCCTGCATCCGCTCGTGCAGCGCCTTGCGCTGCGGGTTCGCCGCGGCCCAGGCGTCGTACTGCTCCTGCCAGGAGGCACGGGCGGCACGGCCGCGTTCGACCACCTGACGGGCGTGCTGCACGATCTCGTCGGGCGCGTGGAACTTGGCGTCCACCGGGAAGCCGATCGCCTGCTTGGTCAGCCGCACCTCCTCCTCGCCCAGCGCCGCGCCGTGCGCCTTGCCGGTGTTCTGCAGGTTCGGCGCGGGCCAGCCGATGATCGTGCGCATCGAGACGAAGGACGGCCGGTCGGTCTCCGCCCGGGCCGCGGTGAGCGCGGCGTACACCTCCTGGACGTCGTTGCCGTCCTCGACCCGATGCGTGTGCCAGCCGTAGGCGGCGTAGCGGGCCACGACGTCCTCGCTGAACGCGGTCTGCGTGTCGCCCTCGATGGAGATGTGGTTGTCGTCGTAGAGGACCACGAGGTTGCCGAGGCGCTGGTGGCCGGCCAGCGACGAGGCCTCCGCACTGACGCCCTCCTCGAGGTCGCCGTCCGAGGCGATGCACCAGATCGTGTGGTCGAACGGGCTCTGACCGGCCGGCGCCTCGGGATCGAGCAGTCCGCGCTCGTAGCGCGCCGCCATCGCCATGCCGACGGCGTTCCCGACGCCCTGCCCGAGCGGCCCGGTGGTGACCTCCACGCCTGGCGTGTGACCGTGCTCCGGGTGGCCCGGGGTGAGCGAGCCCCACTGCCTCAGGTGGGCGATGTCGTCGACCGTCAGGCCGTATCCGGACAGGAACAGCTGGACGTAGAGCGTCAGGCTCGTGTGGCCGCAGGACAGCAGGAGCCGGTCGCGGCCGGTCCAGTCCGGGTCGCTCGGGTCGTGCCGCAGCAGCCGCTGGTAGATCAGGTAGGCAGACGGCGCGAGGCTCATGGCTGTTCCGGGATGGCCGGAACCGGCGGCCTCCACGGCGTCCATCGCGAGAGCGCGCGAGACCTCCACGGCGGCGCGGTCGAGGTCGGTCCACTCGAGCTGGCGGGCATCGGTCTGAGAAGCGGTCATATGGCTGCTGTCGCCTTCGTCGGTGGGGCGGGCGGCGGGAACGGTGATCCACGGACCCTAGACCCAGCGGTTCCCCGGCGGGTAGCCGTCAACCCGCTGCCGCCCCGGCCCGGCAGGCTGGGCCGCGGGCCCGTCGGTAGACTCGGCGCCGTGACGACCCTCGCGGACCAGACCGCCGCCACGGCGGTCCCGGGCCGCGGACGTGAGGCCGGACTGCGGGCCACCGTGGGCGCCTACGTCGCCCTCACCAAGCCGCGCATCATCGAACTGCTGCTGGTCACGACCGTCCCGACCATGGTGCTGGCCGAGCAGGGCATGCCCTCCCTGGGGCTGGTGCTCGCGACCCTGACCGGCGGCTCGCTCGCGGCCGGCAGCGCGAACGCCCTGAACTGCTACTACGACCGCGACATCGACGTGGTCATGGACCGCACCTCCAGCCGGCCGCTCGCGCAGCGCACGGTGCCGCCGTTCAACGCCTTCGTGTTCGGCCTGGTGCTCGGCGTCCTGTCGTTCGTCGGATTGGCCGTGACGACCAACCTGCTGTCCGCGGTGCTCGCCGTCACGGCCATCGCCTTCTACGTCGTCGTCTACACGATGCTGCTCAAGCGGCGGACCTCACAGAACATCGTGTGGGGCGGGGCCGCAGGCTGCATGCCGGTGCTGATCGGCTGGTCCGCCGTCACCGGCACCGTCGCCTGGCCGGCGCTCGTGCTGTTCCTGGTCATCTTCTTCTGGACCCCGCCGCACTTCTGGGCGCTGGCGATGCGCTTCCGCGAGGACTACGCCGCCGCGGCCGTGCCGATGCTGCCGGTGGTCGCCTCCGCGTCCGTCGTCGCCGGCCGGATCGTCGCCTACTCCTGGGCGATGGTCGGCACGTCGCTGCTCCTGGTGGCCCCGCTCGGTCCCTCCGGCCCCGTCTACGCCGTCGGCGCCGTACTCCTGGGCGCGGTCTTCCTGCGCGAGGCGCACCTGCTGCGCAGCAGGGTCCGCAGCGGCGGCGAGGCCAATCCGATGCGGCTGTTCCACTGGTCCATCAGCTACCTGGCCCTGCTGTTCGTCGCCGTGGCGGTCGACGCGCTGCTCTGACCGATATGTCGGTGCCTGCCCGGAGCACCCCGCCATGAGCAAGATCTTCGGAAGATCCCCAAGACCAGGGGGCTGTGGATGTTCCGAAGATCTTGAACCTGTCTACCTCGTGCCGACCCTGCCGGTGGCCTTCGCCGTCGCGGGAGTGTCGGCCGTACGACGCGCCGACGGGGGACCACCGTCCACCTGGCCGCGCGCAGGATCCGTTGAAGGTGGTCCGACCGGTCGGCCCCGGTCCCGCAGCGCGAGCACCGCATGGACGGCCGCGACGACGACCGCGCAGGCCCCGACCAGGTGCAGCGCCACCAGCACGACCGGCAGGCCCGTGAGGTACTGCACGAAGCCGAGCAGGCCCTGCGCGAGTTCCACCGCGAGCAGGATGCCCATCGGCCGGGACGGAGCGCCGGTGGCCCTGAGCGCGGCCCAGAAGGCGGCGGTGAGCCCGACCAGCAGGAAGACGAGATGGGCGTGCAGCTGGCTGACCGCCTCGGGGTCCAGCCCGGTACGGCCCGCGGCCGCGTCGCCGGAATGGGGGCCGCTGCCGGTGACGACGGTGCCGGCCACCAGGGTGGCGGCGACGACCACGAGCAGGGCCCAGCCGAGCCGTCGCAGCGGCGGGCCGACCAGGGACCGGGGCGGCAGGTCACCCTCGCGGGCGCGTTGGTGCAGCACGACGGCCAGCGCGATGAGCACCGTGGACAGCAGGAAGTGGCCCATCACGGTCCACGGGTTGAGCCCGGTGAGGACCGTGATGCCACCGAGAAGTGCCTGCGCCGGGATGCCGAGCAGGACGAGCACCGCCAGGCGGCGCATCCCGGGCCGCACCGGGCGCTGCCGCCACACCGCGACGGTGGTCGCCAGCACGACGGCCAGCAGGACGAAGGTCAGCAACCGGTTGCCGAACTCGATGACGCCGTGCAGGGCGTACTCGGCCGTCGGCGTGTAGCTGTCGGCCGTGCAGCGCGGCCAGGTCGGGCAGCCCAGGCCGCTGGAGGTCAGCCGGACGGCTCCGCCGGTGACGACGATCGCGCTGTTGGCCAGCACGCTCGCGAGGGCGAGCCGGCGCACCGTGCGCGGGGCCGGGCGGGGAGGCACGGGACAAGCCTAGGACGCGGTGACGTTCAGCCGCCTACTCCCAGCGGAACAGCCGGCTGGCCGCGGCCAGCGAGACGACCGCCCAGCCGGTCAGCACCGTGAGCGACAGCAGCGGCAGCGCCGCACCGTCGACCAGCACGTCGCGCAGCCCGGTCGACAGCGCCGCCGTCGGCAGCAGCGACAGCAGCGGCGCGGCTGCGCCGAAGGCCGAGACCGGGAACAGCACCCCGCCGAGGACGAGCAGGACGAACCAGAGCAGGTTGGCCACGGCCAGCGTGGTGAGGCCGGGCAGGGTCCCGCCGAGCAGCAGCCCCAGGCCGCTGAAGGCGGCAGTGCCGAGGACGACCAGGGCCAGCACTGCCAGCACCGACCCGGCGGGATCCCAGCCCAGCGCCAGCCCGACGCCGCAGAGCAGCGTGACCTGGAGCAGCTCGATCGCGAGCACCGTCAGCGTCTTGGCGACCAGCAACACCGGTCGTGGGAGGGCAGTGGCGCCCAGCCGCTTGAGCACGCCGTACTGCCGTTCGAAGCCGACGCCGATCGCCTGGCCGGTGAAGGCGGTCGACATCACCGCCAGCGCCAGCACGCCCGGGACGAAGAAGTTCGCCCGCGGGCCCTCCACCGGGATGAACGGCACCGTGACCAGCACGACGAGCAGCCCGAGCGGGACGACCAGGCTCAGCAGCACCTGCTCGCCGTTGCGCAGGACGAGCTTGAGCTCGGCCGCCGTCTGGGCCGCGAGCATCCGGGCAAGGGATGCCGCGCCCGGGCGCGGGGCGAACTCACCGGTCTGCCAGGTCACCTGTCCACGCTCATGTCCGCAGCGCCGTCCCGGTGAGCTCGAGGAAGACGTCCTCGAGGCTGCGTTGCTCGACCCGCAGGTCGGCGGCCATGGCGCCGTGGGTGGCACACCACGCGGTCACGGTGGCCAGCAGCTGCGGATCGATGGCGCCGCCGTGCGGCCCCTCGACGAGGTACTGCCCCGCCGGCGACTCCTTCGCGGCGCAGCCGGGAGGCAGCGCCAGCAGCAGCTGGTCGAGGTCGAGCCCGGGGACGCTGCGGAAGCGCAGCTGACCGGTCGTGCCCCGCGAGGTGAGCTCTGTGACGGTCCCGGCCGCGACGACGCGTCCGTGGTCGACGACCACCACGTCGTCGGCCAGCCGCTCGGCCTCGTCGAGCAGGTGGGTGGTGAGGACGACCGTGGCGCCGTCCGCACGCAGCGCCTCGACCAGCTCCCAGGTGCTCCGGCGGGCCTGCGGGTCCAGCCCTGCCGTCGGCTCGTCGAGGAAGACCAGCTCGGGCCGGCCGACGATGGCCAGCCCGAGCGACAGCCGCTGCTGCTGGCCGCCGGACAGTCGGCGGTAGGGCGTGCGGGCCACCTCGAGCAGCCCCAGCCGGGCCAGCAGGTCGTCCGGGTCGAGCGGGTGGGCCGCGTAGGCGGCGACGAGGCGGAGCATCTCGGCGCAGCGCAGCCCCGGATAGGCGCCGCCGATCTGTGGCATGACGCCCACCCGGGGCCGCAGCGACGGGTCCCGGGGCGGGAGGCCGAGCACCCGCACGCTGCCGGCGTCCGGGCTGCGGAAGCCCTGGCAGATCTCGACGGTGGTGGTCTTGCCGGCGCCGTTGGGGCCCAGCAGCGCGAGCACGCTGCCGGCCCGCACGCGGAACGACAGGTCGTCCACAACCGCTCGCCCGGAGTAGCTCTTTCCCAGCCCGACGACGTCGAGAGCGGGCGTGGTCACACCTGCAAGGGTACGGGCGGGTGCGCCGGTCCGCGCCGCGGCGGGCCTCCGGAAGGGCCCGCCGTGGCACTCCGCACGCCGGTCAGCGGCGACCCGGTTCGACGTGGGGACGTATTTACGCGACACTGGCGTTGTGGAAACAGAGAGCAGGCAGAGGGACGAGGTGATGACGCAGGTGATGACCCAGGTCGCCGGCACCCGCGAGCGGGTCCGGTCGCTGCTGCTCGCCCTCGGACCGTCGACCGCCGCCACTCTGGGCGACCGGCTCGGCCTGAGCCCGGCGGCCGTCCGCAAGCACCTCGACGCGCTGCTGCTCGATGGCATCGTGACGACTCGTGCGCCCCGCGTCCGCGGCCTGCGCGGTCGTGGTCGTCCCGCGCGGCTCTACGCCCTCACGGACGCCGGCCATGCCACCGGTCCCGCGGCCTACGACGATCTGGCCACCAGCGCCCTGCGCTTCCTGGCCGACGCGGCGGGGGAGTCGGCTGTGGAGCACTTCGCGCAGGCGCGGGTGGCCGAGCTCGAGTCGCGCTACGCCGAGCAGATGCGCGGCACCGCGCCGCAGGACCGGCCGGCCGTGCTCGCCGCTGCCCTGTCCGCCGACGGCTATGCCGCCACGGCGTCCGGGCACGGGGTCGGCGTGCAGCTGTGCCAGCACCACTGTCCCGTTCAGCACGTGGCTGCGGAGTTCCCGCAGCTGTGCGACGCCGAGACGGCGGCCCTCGGGCGGCTGCTCGACGTGCACGTCCAGAGACTCGCGACGATCGCCCACGGCGACGGCGTGTGCACCACCTTCATCCCGGCAGTCCCCCATGTGGAAGCGAAGGCAAAGCGATGACGACCACGCAGGACCAGCAGCTCGAGGGCCTCGGCACCTACAAGTTCGGCTGGGCCGACTCCGACGTCGCAGGCTCCACGGCGAAGCGCGGCATCAACGACGAGGTCGTGCGCAACATCTCGGCCCTCAAGTCCGAGCCGCAGTGGATGCTGGACATGCGGCTGAAGGGGCTGAAGCTGTTCGAGAAGAAGCCCATGCCGACCTGGGGCTCGGACCTGTCCGGCATCCACTTCGACAACATCAAGTACTTCGTGCGGTCGACGGAGAAGCAGGCGACCTCCTGGGAGGACCTGCCCGAGGACATCAAGAGCACCTACGACAAGCTCGGCATCCCGGAGGCGGAGAAGCAGCGGCTGGTCGCCGGCGTCGCCGCGCAGTACGAGTCGGAGGTCGTCTACCACCAGATCCGCGAGGACCTGGAGGAGAAGGGCGTCATCTTCGTCGACACCGACACCGGCCTGCGCGAGCACGAGGAGCTGTTCCGCGAGTACTTCGGCTCGGTGATCCCGGTCGGTGACAACAAGTTCGCCGCCCTGAACACCGCGGTCTGGTCCGGCGGGTCGTTCATCTACGTGCCCAAGGGCGTCACGGTCGACATCCCCCTGCAGGCCTACTTCCGCATCAACACCGAGAACATGGGCCAGTTCGAGCGGACCCTGATCATCGCCGACGAGGGCTCCTCGGTGCACTACGTCGAGGGCTGCACCGCCCCGATCTACAGCAGCGACTCCCTGCACTCCGCCGTGGTCGAGATCATCGTGAAGAAGGACGCCCACGTCCGCTACACGACGATCCAGAACTGGTCGAACAACGTCTACAACCTGGTCACCAAGCGGACCGC
Proteins encoded in this window:
- a CDS encoding glucose-6-phosphate dehydrogenase assembly protein OpcA is translated as MTTLWDTTGTAVVKALAAERRQAGSVSSGLALTLVVVVEESKVEQAEQAATRAAAAHPCRLIIVVRRRPDALEARLDAEVLIGGRLGPGEAAVLRMYGRLALHAESVVLPLLAPDAPVVTWWYGQPPHRIAHDPLGVLADRRVTDTSLAADPLASLAQRAQDYAPGDTDLAWTRATLWRALCAAAFDSVTSAAQRAEVHGEPEDPTRALLAGWLASRLGVQASLVDSDGPGITGVSLALEDCEVRLSAGDGQTVTLRRSDQPDRTLPLERRGLGDLLAEELRRLDADETYAAALAAATGVGGLSDRPAIRTHVWHDPSDAGDPDPALTTS
- the zwf gene encoding glucose-6-phosphate dehydrogenase, which translates into the protein MTSTGPNPLRSPGDRRLPRVPGPCVLVVFGVTGDLARKKLIPAVYDLANRGLLPPGFVLLGFARRDWGDGDFEQLARSAAEKGARTEFRESTWHRLQDAIRFLPGSFDDDAAFDLLARTLRELDATHGTQGNAAFYLSIPPAAFPTVLKQMQRTGMSDNRQSGGWRRVVVEKPFGYDLPSSQALNGLVDDVFTAQDVFRIDHYLGKETVQNLLALRFANTLFEPIWGSHFVDSVQITMAEDGGIGGRAGFYEQTGAARDVLQNHLLQLLALTAMEEPVGFDAESLRTEKRKVLGALKPPADLAAYTVRGQYDQGWLAGERVKGYRAEEGVAGDSRTETYAAVRLEVETRRWAGVPFYLRTGKRLPRRVTEIAVVFHRAPHLPFAKTDTEKLGANQLVVRVQPDEGVTLRFGSKVPGTTMEVRDVAMDFQYGEAFTEASPEAYERLLLDVLLGDASLFPRNEEVEQSWQVIDPIEQFWAEQNAQGGEPHLYRAGEWGPRAAEQMLARDGRVWRRP
- a CDS encoding glucose-6-phosphate isomerase, encoding MSQPRAGEPVTAAGFTVRTSGASLLEAAGRVLAQAHDAGLAQALVDKDATLWGPEATPEASVRLGWLEVVEPGRALVPRVLALRDELRAEGVDRVVLCGMGGSSLAPEVICSTAGVPLVVVDTTDPGQVRSAFVELERTVVVVSSKSGGTIETDSHRRAARAAFEAAGLDPSQRIVVVTDPGSPFEQASKQEGTRAVFLADPDVGGRYSALTAFGLVPAGLAGADLAGLLDEAAALQPALSADSPALSLGAVLGGGAVAGRDKLVLAPAPGLVGFGDWVEQLVAESTGKEGKGLLPVVVEAPDAPGTEPSADSQLVVAGAAKTQGPAVGSTVTGPLGAQFLAWEYATAVAGWALRINPFDQPNVQESKDNTGAILDGAPSAVRPPLFSADGVNVFATGDLLAGVDTLSGALAALLAAVPERGYLAAMAYLDRQADASAAQLRAVLARRLAHPVTFGWAPRFLHSTGQFHKGGPQTGVFLQITGAVAHDLEVPGRPFTFGGLQAAQALGDLRALDSRGRPVLALHLTDRAQGLRALLAAAGGR
- the tal gene encoding transaldolase — encoded protein: MSALTDLTSAGVAVWLDDLSRDRLRTGNLADLVREKEVVGVTTNPSIFQKALSDGAAYDDQVRDLALRGTDVGEAVRMLTSYDVRWACDVLREVYDRTDGVDGRVSIEVDPRIAQDTARTVAEAKALWWLVDRPNLYIKIPATRPGLPAITQVLAQGISVNVTLIFSLERYDAVMQAFLDGLEQAKAAGHDLSRLGSVASFFVSRVDSAIDGQLDDGAALRGTAAIANARLAYAHYEQVFSSDRWRALEQAGARPQRPLWASTGVKDPAYDDTRYVVELVAPGTVNTMPEATLEAVADHGVVRGDTVTTAYPEAQQVLDDLKSAGIDYDEVVRQLEEEGVAKFEDAWNALIECVTEQLEQAGADVAADGGTVPAGSGPAAGSTQSGSE
- the tkt gene encoding transketolase, coding for MTASQTDARQLEWTDLDRAAVEVSRALAMDAVEAAGSGHPGTAMSLAPSAYLIYQRLLRHDPSDPDWTGRDRLLLSCGHTSLTLYVQLFLSGYGLTVDDIAHLRQWGSLTPGHPEHGHTPGVEVTTGPLGQGVGNAVGMAMAARYERGLLDPEAPAGQSPFDHTIWCIASDGDLEEGVSAEASSLAGHQRLGNLVVLYDDNHISIEGDTQTAFSEDVVARYAAYGWHTHRVEDGNDVQEVYAALTAARAETDRPSFVSMRTIIGWPAPNLQNTGKAHGAALGEEEVRLTKQAIGFPVDAKFHAPDEIVQHARQVVERGRAARASWQEQYDAWAAANPQRKALHERMQARRLPDGWAAALPSFDADQKGIATRKASGAVLAALGEVVPELWGGSADLAESNNTTIEGAASFLPEGNPLKGADPYGRTLHFGVREHAMGAVMNGITLHGGTRVYGGTFLIFSDYMRGAVRLAALMKLPVTYVWTHDSIGLGEDGPTHQPIEQLASLRALPGLDVVRPADGNETAVAWRTILETTDRPAGICLTRQNVPTFDRSVFASAEGTAKGAYVLRDASNGAPEVLLVGTGSEVQICVAAQEILEAEGVPTRVVSMPCVEWFRAQDEAYQRGVFPADVKARVSVEAAVSQGWHEWVGEAGECVALEHFGASAPYTVLFEQFGMTAERVVAAARSSLSKLGRTTNTD
- a CDS encoding heme o synthase, which gives rise to MTTLADQTAATAVPGRGREAGLRATVGAYVALTKPRIIELLLVTTVPTMVLAEQGMPSLGLVLATLTGGSLAAGSANALNCYYDRDIDVVMDRTSSRPLAQRTVPPFNAFVFGLVLGVLSFVGLAVTTNLLSAVLAVTAIAFYVVVYTMLLKRRTSQNIVWGGAAGCMPVLIGWSAVTGTVAWPALVLFLVIFFWTPPHFWALAMRFREDYAAAAVPMLPVVASASVVAGRIVAYSWAMVGTSLLLVAPLGPSGPVYAVGAVLLGAVFLREAHLLRSRVRSGGEANPMRLFHWSISYLALLFVAVAVDALL